The Microbacterium maritypicum genome contains a region encoding:
- a CDS encoding amino acid permease, translating into MTDDRMTEVPPTTTTTKGLHPGLTRRQISMMGLGGAIGAGLFVGSGQAISIAGPAVLVSYLVAGGIVVLVMAMLAEMVAARPSSGAFSSYAQKAMGRSAGSAVGWLYWIQLVVVIAAEATGAGAIVANWTPGIPAWVWVLIFVVALTAVNLFGVRNYGRFEFWFAAIKVAAIIAFLVVGVCAIIGLIPGVAATGISNLVDAGGFAPNGIAGIAGALLIVVFAFGGTEVVAIAAAESNDPAHNIRRIVREVLVRILVFYVGSIFVIVAVLPWNDPAVKAGPFSAVLETLNVPGVGLVMDLIVIIALLSAMNANIYGASRMAYSLGERGLAPLAATRTSLKGVPFVAVLASVAFGFVTVGLNWAFPDVVLPALLNVVGSTLLVIWTATAVAQIILRRRADRAGEAMPMRMWGFPWLSWLCLVLLAAVIALAMIDEAARIQLLLTLGLTAVLLLVARATRGVARPGVPRE; encoded by the coding sequence ATGACCGATGACCGCATGACCGAGGTCCCCCCGACCACCACGACCACCAAGGGACTGCATCCGGGCCTGACCCGTCGTCAGATCTCGATGATGGGATTGGGCGGTGCGATCGGCGCCGGTCTGTTCGTCGGATCGGGTCAGGCGATCAGCATCGCGGGTCCCGCCGTGCTGGTGTCGTACCTCGTCGCCGGTGGCATCGTCGTTCTCGTGATGGCGATGCTCGCCGAGATGGTCGCGGCACGCCCCAGCTCCGGCGCCTTCAGCTCCTACGCCCAGAAGGCGATGGGGCGCAGCGCCGGCAGTGCGGTCGGGTGGCTCTACTGGATCCAGCTGGTCGTGGTGATCGCGGCCGAGGCGACGGGTGCGGGCGCGATCGTCGCCAACTGGACGCCGGGCATCCCCGCCTGGGTGTGGGTGCTGATCTTCGTCGTGGCGCTCACCGCGGTGAACCTGTTCGGCGTGCGCAACTACGGCCGCTTCGAGTTCTGGTTCGCGGCGATCAAGGTCGCCGCGATCATCGCCTTCCTCGTGGTGGGAGTGTGCGCGATCATCGGTCTCATCCCCGGCGTGGCGGCCACCGGCATCTCGAACCTCGTCGACGCCGGCGGCTTCGCCCCGAACGGCATCGCCGGCATCGCCGGTGCCCTGCTGATCGTGGTGTTCGCCTTCGGCGGCACCGAGGTGGTCGCGATCGCGGCCGCCGAGTCGAACGATCCCGCCCACAACATCCGCCGCATCGTCCGCGAGGTGCTCGTGCGCATCCTCGTCTTCTACGTCGGATCGATCTTCGTGATCGTCGCGGTGCTGCCCTGGAACGACCCGGCCGTGAAGGCAGGGCCGTTCTCGGCGGTGCTCGAGACCCTGAACGTGCCGGGCGTCGGACTGGTGATGGACCTCATCGTCATCATCGCGCTGCTGTCGGCCATGAACGCCAACATCTACGGCGCCTCCCGCATGGCGTACTCGCTGGGGGAGCGCGGGCTCGCGCCGCTGGCCGCCACCCGCACCAGCCTCAAGGGCGTGCCGTTCGTCGCGGTGCTGGCCTCGGTCGCCTTCGGCTTCGTCACGGTCGGGCTCAACTGGGCCTTCCCCGATGTGGTCCTGCCCGCCCTGCTCAACGTGGTCGGCTCGACGTTGCTCGTGATCTGGACGGCGACCGCCGTGGCGCAGATCATCCTCCGCCGCCGCGCGGATCGGGCGGGAGAGGCGATGCCGATGCGCATGTGGGGCTTCCCCTGGCTGTCGTGGCTGTGCCTGGTGCTGCTCGCGGCCGTGATCGCCCTCGCGATGATCGATGAGGCCGCGCGCATCCAGCTGCTGCTGACGCTGGGGCTCACCGCCGTGCTCCTCCTCGTCGCCCGCGCGACCAGGGGTGTGGCCCGGCCCGGCGTCCCCCGGGAGTAG